The Candidatus Woesearchaeota archaeon region ATACTCCCTGAACAGAAAAGCATATAAATAAGAAGCTCAAAAATAAGCGTATGAATGAGGAAGTAGGTCAACCTGTAGTGTCTGAGGCGGCTCCCGGCAGGCTGGGAATGTGGCAGCAGGCGTTGCGAAATTATATCAACGAGTGCGTCCGCGTATTAAAAATCACGAAAAAGCCGACAATGTTTGAGTTCAAGACGATTGTCAAGGTCTCGGCCTTGGGCTTGCTTTTAATTGGGTTCATTGGATTCGCCGTGTTCCTCATTGCAAAACTTGTTATTTAGTATTTAGGTGCCTTATGTCAGAAGCAGAAACCGCATCGGAACCAACACCGGCAGCAGCGCCTGCAAGCCAGCTTTTTGCACTCCGCACCACCGCAAACCGCGAAGACCAGGTTATGGATTTTATCGTCAGCCACGCTGAAAAGAAAAAGATAGACATCTACGCGGTTGTCCGGCCACACGGCATGCGTGGATATATTTTCGTCGAGGCGGCGACCAGAAGCGACGCTG contains the following coding sequences:
- a CDS encoding protein translocase SEC61 complex subunit gamma, coding for MNEEVGQPVVSEAAPGRLGMWQQALRNYINECVRVLKITKKPTMFEFKTIVKVSALGLLLIGFIGFAVFLIAKLVI